One stretch of Variovorax sp. TBS-050B DNA includes these proteins:
- a CDS encoding carbohydrate kinase family protein, translated as MAAVICGSLAFDTIMTFEGRFADQILPDQLHILNVSFLVPGLRRDFGGCAGNIAYSLNALGGTALPMATLGSDGADYLERMRTLGISTEFVRQLDDTFTAQAMIMNDVDNNQITAFHPGAMQQAHLTKIAARDDIRVGIIAPDGREAMLQHAEQFAAAGIPFVFDPGQGLPMFDGEALRHFIELASWVVVNDYEGKMLSQRTGWSLAEISRHVRGLVVTLAADGCEVWIDGEREHVPGVEPTAVVEPTGCGDAWRGALLFGLEKDWPLAQCAALGNRVGALKIAQRGPQNYQIDRKALGL; from the coding sequence ATGGCAGCAGTGATTTGCGGTTCCCTCGCGTTCGACACCATCATGACTTTCGAGGGCCGGTTCGCCGACCAGATCCTTCCCGACCAGCTGCACATCCTCAATGTGTCGTTCCTGGTGCCGGGCCTTCGGCGCGACTTCGGCGGCTGCGCGGGCAACATCGCCTACAGCCTCAACGCGCTCGGCGGTACGGCACTGCCGATGGCCACGCTCGGCAGCGACGGCGCCGACTACCTCGAGCGCATGCGCACGCTGGGCATCAGCACCGAGTTCGTGCGCCAGCTCGACGACACCTTCACCGCGCAGGCGATGATCATGAACGACGTCGACAACAACCAGATCACGGCCTTCCACCCCGGTGCGATGCAGCAGGCGCACCTGACGAAGATCGCTGCGCGCGACGACATCCGCGTCGGCATCATCGCGCCCGACGGCCGCGAGGCGATGCTGCAGCATGCCGAGCAGTTCGCCGCCGCCGGCATTCCGTTCGTGTTCGATCCGGGCCAGGGCCTGCCGATGTTCGACGGCGAGGCGCTCCGGCACTTCATCGAGCTGGCGAGCTGGGTGGTGGTCAACGACTACGAAGGCAAGATGCTGTCGCAGCGCACCGGCTGGAGCCTCGCCGAGATCTCGCGGCATGTGCGCGGCCTGGTCGTCACGCTCGCGGCCGACGGCTGCGAAGTCTGGATCGACGGCGAGCGCGAGCACGTTCCGGGCGTGGAGCCGACGGCGGTGGTCGAACCCACGGGCTGCGGCGACGCATGGCGCGGCGCGCTGCTGTTCGGGCTCGAGAAGGACTGGCCGCTCGCGCAGTGCGCGGCGCTGGGCAATCGCGTGGGCGCGCTCAAGATCGCGCAGCGCGGGCCGCAGAACTACCAGATCGACCGCAAGGCGCTGGGCCTCTGA
- the accC gene encoding acetyl-CoA carboxylase biotin carboxylase subunit, giving the protein MFKKILVANRGEIALRIQRACSELGIKAVMVYSEADRDAKYVKLAQEAVCIGPAPSGQSYLNMPAIISAAEVTDAEAIHPGYGFLSENANFAERVEQSGFQFIGPTPDNIRTMGDKVSAKQAMIKAGVPCVPGSEGELSDDAATNKRIARAIGYPVIIKAAGGGGGRGMRVVHTEAALVNAIQMTKAEAGAAFNNPAVYMEKFLQNPRHIEIQVLADKHKNAVYLGERDCSMQRRHQKVIEESPAPGIPRKLIEKIGERCAAACKKIGYRGAGTFEFLYENGEFYFIEMNTRVQVEHPVTEATTGIDIVKTQIMVAAGEKLPFTQRQIEMRGHAIECRINAEDAWKFTPSPGRITMWHPPGGPGVRVDSHAYTNYFVPPNYDSMIGKIIVYGDTREQAMARMRTALNETVIEGIQTNIPLHRELMVDAKFMSGGTNIHYLEEWLAAHKR; this is encoded by the coding sequence ATGTTCAAGAAGATTCTGGTCGCCAATCGCGGCGAGATCGCGCTGCGCATCCAGCGCGCCTGCAGCGAACTCGGCATCAAGGCCGTGATGGTCTATTCCGAGGCCGATCGCGACGCGAAGTACGTCAAGCTGGCGCAGGAGGCCGTGTGCATCGGCCCCGCACCGTCGGGGCAGAGCTACCTCAACATGCCGGCCATCATCTCGGCCGCCGAGGTGACCGATGCCGAAGCCATCCACCCGGGCTACGGCTTCCTGAGCGAGAACGCCAACTTCGCGGAGCGCGTGGAACAGAGCGGCTTCCAGTTCATCGGCCCCACGCCCGACAACATCCGCACGATGGGCGACAAGGTCTCGGCCAAGCAGGCGATGATCAAGGCCGGCGTGCCCTGCGTGCCCGGGTCGGAAGGCGAGCTCTCCGACGACGCCGCCACCAACAAGCGCATCGCGCGCGCCATCGGCTACCCCGTCATCATCAAGGCGGCGGGCGGCGGCGGCGGCCGCGGCATGCGCGTGGTCCACACCGAGGCGGCGCTGGTCAATGCGATCCAGATGACCAAGGCGGAAGCGGGCGCGGCCTTCAACAATCCGGCCGTGTACATGGAGAAGTTCCTCCAGAACCCGCGCCACATCGAGATCCAGGTGCTGGCCGACAAGCACAAGAACGCGGTCTACCTGGGCGAGCGCGACTGCTCCATGCAGCGCCGCCACCAGAAGGTGATCGAGGAATCGCCCGCGCCGGGCATTCCGCGCAAGCTGATCGAGAAGATCGGCGAGCGCTGCGCCGCGGCCTGCAAGAAGATCGGCTACCGCGGCGCCGGCACCTTCGAGTTCCTCTACGAGAACGGCGAGTTCTACTTCATCGAGATGAACACGCGCGTGCAGGTGGAGCACCCGGTGACCGAGGCCACGACCGGCATCGACATCGTGAAGACGCAGATCATGGTCGCGGCCGGCGAGAAGCTGCCGTTCACCCAGCGCCAGATCGAGATGCGCGGCCACGCGATCGAGTGCCGCATCAACGCCGAGGACGCGTGGAAGTTCACGCCTTCGCCGGGCCGCATCACCATGTGGCATCCGCCGGGCGGCCCGGGCGTGCGTGTCGATTCGCATGCCTACACGAACTACTTCGTGCCGCCCAACTACGACTCGATGATCGGCAAGATCATCGTCTACGGCGACACGCGCGAGCAGGCCATGGCGCGCATGCGCACGGCGCTCAACGAAACCGTGATCGAAGGCATCCAGACCAACATCCCGCTGCACCGCGAGCTGATGGTCGACGCCAAGTTCATGAGCGGCGGCACCAACATCCACTACCTCGAAGAGTGGCTCGCCGCACATAAACGATGA
- the prmA gene encoding 50S ribosomal protein L11 methyltransferase — protein MFELRLMAPEDRVEMVSDALDALDALSVSVEDADAQTDAEQALFGEPGMPPPKEGWQRSRVIALFAEEALAKEAASVLALQDFFEGCAVLGVAPVPDQDWVRLTQSQFAPVEITPEFWIVPTWHEPPAQASRVIRLDPGLAFGTGTHPTTRMCLRWIAKQGALAGRRVLDYGCGSGILAIGAAKFGASDIDAVDIDEAAVSSTMRNAEANGVQLKAGLPEAAQGAYDVVLANILATPLKVLAPLLRSHVAPGGSLVLAGILERQAEELQQAYAPYAALEVGDSEDGWILMTARC, from the coding sequence ATGTTTGAACTCCGCCTGATGGCGCCGGAAGACCGGGTCGAGATGGTCAGCGATGCGCTCGACGCGCTCGATGCGCTGAGCGTCTCGGTGGAAGACGCCGATGCCCAGACCGATGCCGAGCAGGCGCTGTTCGGCGAGCCCGGCATGCCGCCGCCCAAGGAGGGCTGGCAGCGGTCGCGCGTGATCGCGCTGTTCGCCGAGGAGGCGCTCGCGAAGGAGGCCGCCTCGGTGCTCGCGCTGCAGGATTTCTTCGAAGGCTGCGCGGTGCTCGGCGTGGCGCCGGTGCCCGATCAGGACTGGGTGCGGCTCACGCAGTCGCAGTTCGCGCCGGTCGAGATCACGCCCGAGTTCTGGATCGTGCCGACCTGGCACGAGCCGCCCGCCCAGGCCAGCCGGGTGATCCGCCTCGACCCGGGGCTCGCCTTCGGAACCGGCACCCATCCCACCACGCGCATGTGCCTGCGCTGGATCGCGAAGCAGGGCGCTTTGGCGGGCCGGCGCGTGCTCGACTACGGCTGCGGCTCCGGCATCCTCGCGATCGGCGCGGCGAAGTTCGGTGCGAGCGACATCGATGCCGTCGACATCGACGAGGCCGCGGTCTCGTCGACCATGCGCAACGCCGAGGCCAACGGCGTGCAGCTGAAGGCCGGACTGCCCGAGGCGGCGCAGGGTGCGTACGACGTGGTGCTCGCGAACATCCTCGCCACGCCGCTCAAGGTGCTCGCGCCGCTGTTGCGCAGCCATGTGGCGCCGGGCGGATCGCTGGTGCTCGCCGGCATCCTCGAGCGCCAGGCGGAAGAACTCCAGCAGGCCTATGCGCCCTATGCCGCGCTCGAGGTCGGCGACAGCGAGGACGGCTGGATCCTCATGACGGCGCGCTGCTGA
- a CDS encoding histone H1-like DNA-binding protein, with translation MATAKKAPAKKAAAKKAPAKKVAAKKAPAKKVAAKKAPAKKVAAKKVAAKKAPAKKVAAKKAAPAKKAAAKKAPAKKAPAKKAAAKKAPAKKAAAKKAPAKKAAAKKAPAKKAAAKKAAKKPAAKPAAAAKKPAAKKAAKAPAAAPAPAAQTTLNPQAAWPFPTASKP, from the coding sequence ATGGCAACTGCAAAGAAAGCGCCGGCTAAGAAAGCCGCAGCAAAGAAGGCTCCGGCCAAGAAGGTCGCAGCGAAGAAGGCTCCTGCCAAGAAGGTAGCAGCCAAGAAGGCACCGGCGAAGAAGGTCGCTGCCAAGAAGGTCGCCGCCAAGAAGGCGCCCGCGAAGAAGGTAGCCGCCAAGAAGGCAGCACCGGCCAAGAAGGCCGCTGCGAAGAAGGCGCCTGCGAAGAAGGCTCCTGCCAAGAAGGCCGCGGCGAAGAAGGCGCCGGCCAAGAAGGCCGCTGCCAAGAAGGCGCCTGCGAAGAAGGCTGCCGCCAAGAAGGCGCCTGCGAAAAAGGCTGCGGCCAAGAAAGCCGCGAAGAAGCCCGCTGCCAAGCCTGCCGCTGCTGCCAAGAAGCCGGCTGCGAAGAAGGCTGCCAAGGCACCCGCTGCGGCGCCTGCGCCTGCTGCGCAAACCACGCTGAACCCGCAGGCAGCCTGGCCGTTCCCCACGGCCAGCAAGCCCTGA
- the accB gene encoding acetyl-CoA carboxylase biotin carboxyl carrier protein, giving the protein MDLRKLKTLIDLVSESNISELEITETEGKVRIVKGGGAAPVQYVQTVAAPTAAPAPGAAAAPVLPAAPAPEAAPTGHVVKSPMVGTFYRASSPGAPAFVEVGSKVNEGDTVCIIEAMKILNEIEADKSGTITQILGENGQAVEYGQPLFIIE; this is encoded by the coding sequence ATGGATCTGCGCAAACTCAAGACACTGATCGACCTGGTGTCTGAATCCAATATTTCCGAACTGGAAATCACCGAAACCGAAGGCAAGGTTCGCATCGTGAAGGGCGGCGGCGCCGCCCCGGTGCAATACGTTCAGACCGTGGCAGCGCCCACCGCCGCGCCGGCACCCGGCGCCGCCGCCGCGCCGGTGCTTCCCGCAGCGCCGGCACCCGAGGCCGCGCCCACCGGGCACGTCGTCAAGTCGCCGATGGTCGGCACCTTCTACCGCGCGTCCAGCCCCGGCGCGCCGGCCTTCGTCGAAGTCGGCAGCAAGGTCAACGAGGGCGACACGGTCTGCATCATCGAAGCGATGAAGATCCTCAACGAAATCGAAGCCGACAAGTCCGGCACGATCACCCAGATCCTCGGCGAAAACGGCCAGGCGGTCGAATACGGCCAGCCGCTGTTCATCATCGAGTGA
- a CDS encoding zinc-ribbon and DUF3426 domain-containing protein: MSLATRCPSCTTTFKVVRDQLRISDGWVRCGRCSHVFDATLELHEMPDGPQQPAAASTTAPAPQPTPPVPESTAASQAAEDAEFFDDELDGRAAPPAAEPAPPADAVAEDTATAPRPEAPEPAPAPAPAPSFAMPAHGILADALWSDFDANPPEWRPPPSSLPPFPNIDLNLAAPPSPPPPPPPPLPALRLKARALAESASEETETQELAQDRDQVQMQKALRRARIKSAKVAHAKAREERAAEKLAASSMVRQASEPESAESPLPPPSLREDDDADSERLPLFENDGAKRQGAGVWQRPALRRAMWLLSVLAVLLLVLQVLRHERDGIVARQPNLRPAFATLCRWTGCELTALRQIGDIVIEGAAFTREKTGSSDYRLSFTLRNGATVPLAMPAIELSLLDTQERAVVRRVLMAADYGAPPVLAARADQAASLPLSLSASEAAALPPIAGYRVEAFYP, from the coding sequence ATGAGCCTCGCCACGCGCTGCCCTTCCTGCACCACCACCTTCAAGGTGGTGCGCGATCAGCTCCGCATTTCCGATGGCTGGGTTCGTTGCGGCCGCTGCAGCCATGTGTTCGACGCCACGCTCGAACTGCATGAGATGCCGGACGGGCCGCAGCAGCCTGCTGCCGCTTCCACCACGGCGCCTGCGCCGCAGCCCACGCCGCCGGTGCCCGAGTCCACGGCAGCTTCGCAGGCGGCAGAGGACGCGGAGTTCTTCGACGACGAACTCGACGGCCGCGCAGCGCCGCCTGCGGCCGAGCCTGCACCGCCGGCCGATGCTGTCGCCGAAGACACCGCGACCGCGCCGCGACCCGAGGCGCCGGAGCCCGCGCCTGCCCCCGCGCCCGCGCCGTCCTTCGCCATGCCGGCGCACGGCATCCTCGCCGACGCGTTGTGGTCCGACTTCGATGCCAACCCGCCCGAGTGGCGTCCGCCGCCGAGTTCGCTGCCGCCGTTTCCGAACATCGATCTGAACCTCGCGGCACCGCCTTCGCCGCCGCCACCACCACCGCCGCCGTTGCCGGCACTGCGCCTCAAGGCCCGCGCGCTCGCGGAGTCAGCCAGCGAAGAGACGGAGACGCAGGAGCTCGCGCAGGACCGCGACCAGGTGCAGATGCAGAAGGCCCTGCGCCGCGCGCGCATCAAGTCGGCCAAGGTCGCGCATGCGAAGGCGCGCGAGGAACGCGCCGCCGAGAAGTTGGCCGCTTCCTCGATGGTGCGCCAGGCCAGCGAGCCCGAATCCGCCGAGTCGCCGCTTCCGCCGCCGTCGCTGCGCGAGGACGACGACGCCGATTCCGAGCGTCTTCCGCTGTTCGAGAACGACGGCGCGAAGCGCCAGGGCGCAGGTGTCTGGCAGCGGCCGGCACTGCGGCGCGCGATGTGGCTGCTGTCCGTACTCGCGGTGCTGCTGCTCGTGCTGCAGGTGCTGCGCCACGAGCGCGACGGCATCGTGGCGCGCCAGCCGAATCTTCGCCCCGCCTTCGCCACGCTGTGCCGATGGACGGGCTGCGAACTCACGGCGCTGCGCCAGATCGGCGACATCGTGATCGAAGGCGCGGCCTTCACGCGCGAGAAGACCGGCAGCAGCGACTACCGGCTCAGCTTCACCCTGCGCAACGGCGCCACCGTGCCGCTCGCGATGCCGGCGATCGAACTCTCGCTGCTCGACACGCAGGAGCGTGCCGTGGTGCGGCGCGTGCTGATGGCCGCGGACTATGGCGCACCCCCGGTGCTTGCGGCGCGTGCGGACCAGGCGGCGTCGCTGCCGCTGAGCCTCTCGGCGAGCGAAGCGGCGGCGCTGCCGCCGATCGCAGGTTATCGCGTGGAAGCGTTCTATCCCTGA